A stretch of Aythya fuligula isolate bAytFul2 chromosome 1, bAytFul2.pri, whole genome shotgun sequence DNA encodes these proteins:
- the LOC116487930 gene encoding amine oxidase [flavin-containing] A-like, protein METTAPGGSSVAGSYDVVVVGGGISGLSAAKLLSESGLSVVVLEARNRVGGRTFTIRNKHVGYVDVGGAYVGPTQNRILRLAKELGIETYKVNIDGYAIHYRAGKSRHFVGIRPSTWNPFVYLDYNNFWRTLDKLGKEIPLEAPWDAPHAEEWDKMTMKELINKTCWTKAGKEFATLFVNVNVTSEPHEVSALWFLWYVRQCGGTSRIFSVTNGGQERKFIGGSGQISEKIKDHLGGKVKLERPVVRIDQTGDNVIVETLNHEIYEGKYVISAIPPILTTKIHYNPELPPKRNQLIQRMPMGSVIKCMMYYKEAFWQKKGCSAALFIEDEECPIGITMDDTKPDGSFPAIMGFILTRKAVKLASLTKEERKKKICESYAKAMEMEEALHPVHYEEKNWTMEQYSGGCYTAYFPPGIMYSYGRIIRQPVDRIYFAGTETATQWSGYMEGAVQAGERAAREILHRMGKISENEIWMPEPESKDVPSRPFTTTFWERNLPSAPGLFCLLGNTVFFTSVAAAGLFAYKKGLLIRN, encoded by the exons GTTTGTCGGCTGCCAAGTTGCTGTCTGAGTCTGGGCTCAGTGTGGTAGTTCTCGAAGCCCGGAACAGAGTTGGAGGAAGGACATTCACTATTAGG AATAAGCACGTCGGTTATGTAGATGTTGGTGGAGCGTATGTGGGACCTACCCAAAATAGGATTCTCCGTCTGGCAAAGGAGCTGGGTATTGAGACCTATAAAGTGAATATAGATGGCTATGCCATCCATTACAGGGCG gGAAAGTCACGCCACTTCGTGGGTATTCGCCCTTCAACGTGGAATCCCTTCGTTTATCTGGATTACAATAACTTCTGGAGGACCCTGGACAAACTTGGAAAAGAG ATTCCTCTTGAAGCACCATGGGATGCTCCACATGCAGAAGAGTGGGACAAAATGACCATGAAAGAGCTAATAAATAAGACTTGCTGGACCAA AGCTGGTAAAGAATTTGCCACCCTCTTTGTGAATGTCAACGTCACGTCTGAGCCGCACGAAGTCTCCGCTCTCTGGTTCCTGTGGTACGTGAGGCAGTGTGGGGGCACATCCAGGATATTCTCTGTCACCAATGGGGGCCAG gagAGGAAGTTTATTGGGGGTTCTGGTCAGatatcagagaaaataaaggatcACCTCGGAGGCAAAGTTAAACTGGAGAGACCTGTGGTCCGTATTGATCAGACAGGTGATAATGTCATTGTGGAGACTCTAAACCATGAAATATATGAG GGCAAGTATGTGATCAGTGCTATCCCTCCCATCCTGACAACGAAGATCCATTACAACCCAGAACTGCCACCAAAGAGAAACCAGTTAATTCAGCGTATGCCTATGGGGTCTGTCATAAAATGCATGATGTACTACAAGGAAGCCTTCTGGCAGAAGAAAG GTTGCAGTGCTGCTCTCTTCATTGAGGATGAAGAATGCCCAATCGGAATAACCATGGATGACACAAAACCAGATGGATCTTTTCCTGCCATTATGGG tttcatccTTACCAGGAAGGCTGTTAAGCTGGCCAGTCTCACTAAGGAAGAGAG gaagaagaaaatctgcgAGTCATATGCCAAGGCAATGGAGATGGAAGAGGCATTACAT CCAGTGCATTATGAAGAAAAGAACTGGACCATGGAACAATATTCAGGGGGTTGCTACACAGCCTACTTCCCACCTGGCATAATGTATTCATACGGAAG GATCATTCGCCAGCCAGTTGACAGAATCTACTTTGCTGGCACGGAGACGGCTACCCAATGGAGCGGGTACATGGAGGGGGCCGTGCAGGCAGGAGAGAGAGCAGCCAGAGAG ATTTTACACCGTATGGGGAAGatctctgaaaatgaaatttggatGCCAGAGCCAGAGTCAAAG GACGTCCCATCCCGACCATTTACCACCACCTTCTGGGAGAGGAACCTGCCGTCTGCGCCAGGACTGTTCTGTCTGCTTGGGAATACTGTTTTTTTCacctctgtggctgctgcagggctgtttgcCTATAAAAAGGGACTATTAATTCGAAATTAG